A stretch of Prosthecochloris marina DNA encodes these proteins:
- a CDS encoding Fur family transcriptional regulator, with translation MKEEGYRCTRERLTVLREIYESDSHLDADEIFVRLKKKGVSISRATVYHTLDLLFKFHLVNKIDLGHKHTHYEKSYGVANHLHIICEQCDRVVEVHSDELNKLLDKLCEKNGFMLGSFSLQVFAKCREEMEDQCCSKSLNNTRKH, from the coding sequence ATGAAAGAAGAGGGATACCGATGCACTCGGGAAAGGTTGACTGTTTTACGCGAAATCTATGAATCCGATAGCCACCTTGATGCCGACGAAATATTCGTGCGGCTGAAAAAAAAGGGGGTCAGTATATCCAGAGCGACAGTTTATCACACTCTTGACCTGCTGTTCAAATTTCACCTGGTCAACAAAATCGACCTTGGCCATAAACACACACATTACGAAAAGTCCTATGGGGTAGCCAACCATCTGCACATCATTTGTGAACAGTGTGACCGGGTCGTCGAAGTGCACAGTGATGAGCTCAATAAACTCCTTGACAAGCTTTGTGAAAAAAACGGTTTTATGCTTGGCAGTTTCAGCCTCCAAGTCTTTGCAAAGTGCCGCGAAGAAATGGAAGATCAGTGCTGCTCGAAATCCCTCAACAACACACGGAAACACTGA
- a CDS encoding DMT family transporter, with the protein MHWIYLFIAIIMEVAGTTSMKLSEGFSKPLPSISIFIFYGFSFTFLTLALKALPIGITYAIWAAAGTALITLVGIIWFGESLNMLKILSLLLIIIGVAGLHVSRESML; encoded by the coding sequence ATGCACTGGATATATTTGTTCATCGCCATCATCATGGAAGTTGCCGGAACAACTTCCATGAAGCTTTCAGAAGGATTCTCAAAACCATTACCATCGATTTCAATTTTTATTTTTTACGGCTTTAGCTTTACATTTCTCACGCTGGCCCTGAAGGCACTTCCTATAGGCATCACCTATGCAATCTGGGCTGCTGCAGGAACAGCACTGATAACTCTTGTCGGTATTATATGGTTTGGTGAATCGTTGAACATGCTGAAAATACTTTCGCTACTTTTGATCATCATCGGTGTCGCAGGACTACATGTAAGCCGGGAATCCATGCTTTAG
- a CDS encoding mechanosensitive ion channel domain-containing protein — protein MKKHLITYIVFLLLFSASINIAIADTTSQKTDLSQQAGLIVPVTTETVTDTLEAEPATPPKIDDKDVIKFFSDSLKQQSGFPVIVNNNEVFRLHGKIASIEPEQRAQKTSKLLTEFFRSSTPVDSLIIVEGETLTAIRTQKDIIAAFSEEDAIAENMSRRELADSALAKISNQAEKFRQETSGRNIAFSILKSLLLLVALGVVWHYLHSFFTLIDGWIQKIRLHNTSSSPNKLIQMLSPDHFASGLEWFSKITELFLKVLLIYAYLTTMLSFFPWTEDLSTNLLAFVLEPAKKLSNEFIALIPNVIAIIILIIITRYLGKFSDVFFRNISKGELKFGDFDAEWAEPTRKIVKIILYLLLVFLLFASLPLTNNRTILALFIILGLTVSLSAVPAFQNIIAGIMLNYTGSFRIGDRVKFGDITGDIVYKGPLVIRIKNLLNEIILIPNSTAFRSKIINYTESVQKNGHLSLELVLYLKENLKTETLRELVIDAALRTDGIMLDPKPLFLRAETKNGLFGYTLRVNTKEEKNLETVYSRLFQNVQNKLQENNYNLS, from the coding sequence ATGAAAAAACATCTCATCACATATATTGTCTTTTTGCTGCTCTTTTCAGCAAGCATAAACATTGCGATTGCAGACACAACATCGCAAAAAACCGACCTATCGCAACAGGCAGGCCTTATAGTTCCCGTAACAACTGAAACCGTTACAGATACTTTAGAAGCCGAGCCGGCTACTCCGCCAAAAATCGACGATAAGGATGTTATAAAGTTTTTTTCCGACTCACTGAAGCAACAAAGCGGATTTCCGGTCATTGTCAACAACAATGAAGTTTTTCGCCTACACGGCAAAATCGCATCTATCGAACCAGAGCAAAGAGCCCAGAAAACATCAAAACTCCTGACAGAATTTTTCCGCTCGTCAACTCCGGTTGACTCGCTCATAATCGTTGAGGGAGAAACGCTGACGGCAATCAGAACCCAAAAGGACATCATAGCAGCATTCAGCGAAGAAGATGCCATAGCTGAAAATATGTCAAGGCGTGAGCTTGCCGATTCAGCTCTTGCAAAAATCTCGAATCAGGCAGAAAAATTCAGGCAAGAAACCAGCGGACGAAATATAGCATTCAGCATCCTCAAATCTCTTCTGCTGTTAGTGGCACTGGGAGTTGTCTGGCATTATCTGCACAGCTTTTTTACCCTCATCGACGGATGGATACAAAAAATCAGGCTGCACAACACCTCCTCCAGCCCGAACAAGCTCATACAAATGCTTTCCCCCGACCATTTTGCATCGGGACTCGAATGGTTCAGTAAAATAACCGAGTTGTTTCTGAAAGTCCTTTTGATCTATGCTTACCTCACTACAATGCTGAGCTTCTTCCCCTGGACAGAGGACTTATCGACCAACCTGCTTGCATTCGTTCTGGAACCGGCAAAAAAATTATCAAACGAATTTATCGCCCTGATTCCAAATGTTATTGCAATCATTATCCTGATTATCATTACCCGTTACCTCGGCAAGTTCAGCGATGTTTTCTTCAGAAACATCTCAAAAGGAGAGCTCAAGTTTGGTGATTTTGATGCCGAATGGGCGGAACCGACAAGAAAAATCGTCAAAATAATTCTCTACCTCTTGTTGGTATTCCTGCTTTTTGCATCTTTGCCGTTAACTAACAACCGAACGATACTGGCGCTGTTCATAATTTTAGGTCTGACTGTTTCACTCAGCGCAGTGCCTGCATTCCAGAACATAATCGCCGGTATAATGCTCAATTATACTGGGTCTTTCAGAATCGGTGACAGGGTTAAATTCGGAGACATTACCGGTGACATCGTTTATAAAGGTCCTCTTGTAATCCGCATAAAAAATCTTTTGAATGAAATCATCCTCATACCAAACTCAACTGCATTTCGTTCAAAAATTATAAATTATACGGAATCAGTTCAAAAAAACGGGCACTTGTCACTTGAACTTGTACTTTATTTGAAAGAAAACTTAAAAACTGAAACACTTCGTGAGTTGGTAATTGACGCAGCATTGAGAACAGATGGTATCATGCTCGATCCGAAACCGTTGTTTTTAAGGGCTGAAACAAAGAACGGATTATTCGGCTATACGCTCAGGGTAAATACCAAGGAAGAGAAAAATCTGGAAACCGTCTATTCCAGACTTTTCCAGAATGTCCAGAACAAGCTGCAGGAAAACAATTACAATCTGTCCTGA
- a CDS encoding DUF6144 family protein — MEYLEGGRFGRITKHLRKQGYENEMEDILHDSKNFPKLKKPEQTKYVETVMGRMEKSIGKDNAERVLFECGVQCCGKSWSSFVKRIWNQSKSMNDFFIKLNEEEERYNTQFTYDPDRNSIAIERSKCVCGLINKGKPFKTHKSYCKCSIGHMSVFFNTVFNVKEVHIKQSIYSGSDTCKWHIQLK, encoded by the coding sequence ATGGAATACTTAGAAGGTGGCCGGTTTGGCAGAATCACAAAACATTTAAGAAAGCAAGGATATGAAAATGAGATGGAAGACATTCTCCATGATTCTAAAAACTTCCCCAAGCTCAAAAAGCCCGAACAAACAAAATATGTCGAAACTGTGATGGGCAGAATGGAAAAAAGCATTGGCAAAGATAATGCCGAAAGAGTTTTATTTGAATGTGGTGTACAGTGTTGCGGGAAATCGTGGTCGAGTTTTGTAAAACGTATTTGGAATCAATCCAAGTCGATGAACGACTTCTTTATTAAATTGAATGAGGAAGAGGAAAGATACAATACTCAATTCACTTACGACCCAGACAGGAACTCAATTGCAATTGAAAGAAGTAAATGTGTATGTGGTTTAATAAATAAAGGAAAGCCTTTTAAAACGCATAAAAGCTACTGCAAGTGCAGTATAGGTCATATGTCTGTTTTCTTCAATACAGTATTCAACGTCAAGGAAGTTCACATTAAGCAATCAATCTATTCCGGTTCTGATACATGTAAATGGCATATCCAATTGAAATGA
- a CDS encoding cation:proton antiporter, translated as MDVSFFAALIGGIIVLGVLGDFLFTKTKIPTPVILMFAGIVLGPATHILKSDIFFEIAPYFGTFALILILFEGGLDLEFDLVIRQFSSALLLGFLSFTVGAAGVTSICLILFQMEMTDALFYGFIFGGTSPAVILPVLPRLSITKNLKTLLTLEAVISEVLTVISVIIYIKILKGGQYEGISILNHILASIGISILLAAVSGLVWSRFMGYFSKQNLAYMLTLGFILLLYTLTDFLGGEGAITILAFGILLGNSKILATKSQSVLQKLNSTVNIADFEIDEVVKKINAELTFLVRTFFFVFIGLLVDFTFFTLDVLLIAVAILTIFFISRIATINIVRPLSPSLKSAHISSTLGLIPRGLATAVMAFTLLNSGVFTSSQLLSVVFAVILASNLLMSVFVYYYESRCRRTAKNEDASN; from the coding sequence ATGGATGTTTCCTTCTTTGCAGCCTTGATCGGCGGCATCATAGTTCTCGGTGTTCTCGGCGATTTTCTTTTCACCAAAACCAAGATACCGACTCCGGTTATTCTCATGTTTGCAGGGATAGTGCTTGGCCCTGCTACGCATATATTGAAAAGTGATATCTTTTTTGAAATCGCCCCGTACTTCGGAACCTTTGCACTTATCCTCATTCTTTTTGAAGGTGGACTGGATTTGGAGTTCGACCTGGTGATACGGCAGTTTTCGTCCGCTTTGCTGTTGGGGTTTCTTTCATTTACCGTAGGAGCAGCCGGCGTCACCTCCATCTGCCTCATTCTTTTTCAGATGGAAATGACCGATGCTCTTTTTTACGGGTTCATTTTTGGCGGTACAAGTCCGGCGGTTATTCTGCCGGTCCTGCCAAGATTGTCCATCACGAAAAACCTTAAAACCCTGCTCACGCTCGAAGCGGTCATCAGCGAGGTCCTTACAGTTATCTCTGTTATCATCTACATCAAAATCCTCAAAGGAGGACAATACGAAGGAATCTCCATTCTCAACCATATCTTGGCAAGCATCGGAATATCGATTCTTCTCGCAGCTGTCAGCGGACTGGTATGGAGCCGTTTCATGGGATACTTCAGCAAGCAGAATCTCGCTTATATGCTTACCCTCGGTTTTATCCTTCTTCTCTACACTCTCACTGATTTTCTTGGCGGTGAAGGTGCGATAACCATTCTTGCTTTCGGCATCCTGCTCGGCAATAGTAAAATACTTGCGACGAAATCCCAATCTGTACTCCAAAAACTCAACAGCACTGTAAACATTGCCGATTTTGAAATCGATGAGGTTGTAAAAAAAATCAATGCTGAACTGACTTTTCTCGTACGAACCTTTTTCTTCGTATTTATCGGTCTGCTTGTTGACTTCACCTTCTTTACGCTGGATGTTCTTTTGATAGCTGTAGCTATTTTGACAATTTTCTTCATCAGCCGTATCGCCACGATCAACATTGTTCGCCCGCTTTCTCCATCTCTTAAGAGTGCACACATTTCCTCGACTTTGGGGCTCATCCCGAGGGGACTCGCAACCGCAGTCATGGCTTTCACTCTCCTGAACAGCGGTGTTTTCACTTCCAGCCAGCTCCTTTCGGTGGTTTTCGCGGTCATTCTGGCCAGTAATCTACTGATGTCGGTATTTGTCTATTACTATGAAAGCAGATGCAGACGTACTGCAAAGAATGAAGACGCAAGCAACTAA
- the proB gene encoding glutamate 5-kinase yields MSEPLYRKVVVKVGTNVITNNKGELDLQILDQLVSQIAALRKQGVEVLLVSSGAVGAGRSVVKLPSSLSPVASRQVLSSTGQIRLINTYAELFEQRGLNIAQILVTKSDFRDRLHYLNIRTCLASLLEHEIIPIINENDAVSVTELMFTDNDELSGMIASMMQVDAYIILSHVDGLFDMSRKENTANLIHTIDIATEHFHQYIKPGKSEFGRGGMLTKCHIAHKLARFGITVHIANGRTADILIDILNSEEVGTRFIAQKPVYGRKRWIAHSEGLEKGAVTINAGAETALRSPKRANSLLPVGIESVIGTFFKGDIIKICSENGEAIGYGMAQYSSEKTKEILGKKGEKPLIHYDYLYLMS; encoded by the coding sequence ATGTCAGAACCTCTTTATCGCAAAGTTGTTGTCAAGGTAGGAACCAATGTCATCACCAACAACAAGGGTGAACTGGACCTGCAGATACTCGACCAACTTGTATCACAGATCGCAGCACTGCGCAAACAGGGCGTTGAAGTACTGCTTGTTTCTTCCGGTGCCGTCGGTGCCGGCCGCTCTGTTGTCAAACTCCCATCGAGTCTTTCTCCGGTTGCTTCACGGCAGGTGCTCTCTTCAACCGGGCAGATAAGACTTATCAATACATATGCCGAGCTTTTTGAACAACGCGGCCTGAACATCGCACAAATCCTGGTAACGAAAAGTGATTTTCGCGACCGCCTTCATTACCTCAATATCAGAACCTGTCTTGCTTCACTTCTGGAACACGAGATTATACCGATCATCAATGAAAATGATGCCGTTTCCGTAACAGAGCTGATGTTCACGGACAACGATGAACTTTCGGGAATGATAGCCTCCATGATGCAGGTCGATGCCTACATTATTCTGTCACATGTCGACGGCCTTTTCGACATGTCCCGAAAAGAAAATACCGCAAACCTCATCCATACCATCGACATTGCCACCGAACATTTTCATCAGTATATCAAGCCGGGAAAATCTGAATTCGGAAGAGGCGGCATGCTGACCAAATGCCACATTGCTCATAAGCTCGCTCGTTTCGGCATTACTGTCCATATCGCCAATGGACGTACTGCCGACATTCTTATCGACATCCTGAACAGCGAAGAAGTAGGAACACGGTTCATCGCTCAAAAACCGGTCTATGGGCGAAAACGCTGGATTGCTCACAGTGAAGGACTTGAAAAAGGGGCCGTCACCATCAATGCCGGAGCAGAAACCGCTTTACGTTCCCCAAAGCGTGCAAACAGTCTTCTTCCGGTAGGCATTGAATCGGTTATCGGAACTTTTTTCAAAGGGGATATTATCAAAATATGCTCCGAAAACGGGGAAGCCATTGGTTATGGCATGGCGCAATACAGTTCTGAAAAGACAAAAGAAATCCTCGGCAAAAAA